One window of the Dongia rigui genome contains the following:
- a CDS encoding pyridoxamine 5'-phosphate oxidase family protein, with product MDQAKKFQDIVAGIDTVILVSARRDGTLHARPMALAKLEPNGRAYFASAIDSPKIAELDANPQAVATFQGAKTFATLSGTVALSRDAGLIDSLWQDDWAPWFPGGKTDPQLCILVLTGTIGEYWDSSGLKDVAYRLAAIGAAMTGGDPAQPREDHGTVTF from the coding sequence ATGGATCAGGCTAAGAAATTTCAGGATATCGTCGCGGGGATCGACACGGTCATCCTGGTCAGCGCGCGTCGGGACGGGACATTGCATGCCCGCCCCATGGCGCTGGCCAAACTGGAACCGAACGGTCGCGCCTATTTCGCCAGTGCTATCGACAGCCCCAAGATCGCCGAACTCGACGCCAACCCGCAGGCGGTTGCAACGTTCCAAGGCGCGAAGACCTTTGCGACGCTGAGCGGAACAGTCGCGCTCTCGCGCGACGCCGGTCTGATCGACAGCCTGTGGCAGGATGATTGGGCCCCCTGGTTTCCCGGCGGCAAGACCGACCCGCAGCTCTGCATTCTGGTGCTCACCGGGACGATCGGCGAATACTGGGACAGCAGCGGATTAAAGGACGTCGCTTATCGACTGGCCGCCATAGGCGCGGCGATGACGGGTGGCGACCCAGCGCAACCCCGTGAAGACCATGGAACAGTGACCTTCTAG
- the dapF gene encoding diaminopimelate epimerase, whose protein sequence is MTIVPFLKMHGLGNDFVVLDARKQKLDLTVKQRQRLADRHMGVGFDQMVTLENPVSAGADVFMRLHNADGSEARACGNATRCIAARIMGEKGHGNVVIETVSGLLAAEAIGNGHIAVDMGPAHLDWQDIPVAAACDTLHMPVALGPVSDPVGVNVGSSHAVFFVDDVNAIDLPLIGPQLENHSFFPNRANIEFAQIIGPDRIRMRVWERGAGITLACGSGACGTLVAAARRGLTSRKGEVIVDGGTLTIEWLENGHVRMTGPWTLSYEGQIDLDALVNGHG, encoded by the coding sequence ATGACTATTGTCCCGTTTTTGAAGATGCATGGCCTTGGCAACGACTTTGTCGTGCTGGACGCGCGCAAGCAGAAACTGGACCTGACGGTGAAGCAGCGCCAGCGCCTGGCGGACCGGCATATGGGTGTCGGCTTCGACCAGATGGTGACGCTGGAAAACCCGGTTTCAGCCGGGGCCGACGTCTTCATGCGACTCCACAATGCCGACGGCTCCGAGGCGCGCGCCTGCGGCAACGCCACGCGCTGCATCGCCGCGCGCATCATGGGCGAAAAGGGCCACGGCAACGTCGTGATCGAGACCGTCTCCGGTCTGCTTGCGGCCGAGGCGATCGGCAACGGCCATATCGCGGTCGATATGGGGCCGGCCCATCTCGACTGGCAGGACATTCCGGTGGCTGCCGCTTGCGACACGCTGCACATGCCGGTGGCGCTGGGGCCTGTTTCCGATCCCGTCGGTGTCAATGTGGGGTCGAGCCATGCTGTCTTCTTCGTCGATGACGTTAATGCCATCGATTTGCCGCTGATCGGCCCGCAGCTTGAAAACCATTCGTTCTTTCCCAATCGGGCCAATATCGAATTCGCGCAGATCATCGGCCCGGACCGCATCCGCATGCGGGTCTGGGAGCGCGGCGCCGGCATCACGCTGGCCTGCGGATCCGGTGCCTGCGGAACCCTGGTCGCGGCGGCGCGGCGCGGCCTCACGTCAAGGAAGGGCGAGGTCATCGTCGATGGCGGCACGCTCACCATCGAATGGCTGGAAAACGGCCATGTCCGCATGACGGGACCGTGGACGCTGTCCTATGAAGGCCAGATCGATCTCGATGCGCTCGTGAACGGTCATGGCTGA
- the mtaB gene encoding tRNA (N(6)-L-threonylcarbamoyladenosine(37)-C(2))-methylthiotransferase MtaB gives MAETIRAEEEILAPVEEARRPGEPQLVTFGCRLNAFESEVMRNHASAAGLGDAIIFNTCAVTSEAERQARQAIRKARRLNPEARIIVTGCAAQISPETYAAMAEVDAVLGNEEKLKAESFAALSLSREPVVRVADIMTVTETAPHLISGFAARARAFVEIQQGCDHRCTFCIIPFGRGNSRSVAVGAIVEQIRALVANGVREVVLTGVDITSYGGDLPGKPSLGALTRRILNLVPDLPRLRLSSLDVVEVDDELKRIIVSEERLMPHLHLSLQAGDDMILKRMKRRHSRDDAVRFVREMKAMRPDLVFGADLIAGFPTETEAMFENSLHLIDDCDLTFLHVFPYSARKGTPAAKMPQVPGNIRKERAQVLRARGLARQKAYFARLLGAPARVLVEKSEDGRAFGHSDHFAPVALSFGVPPGTIIETRINGATDEHLTATAA, from the coding sequence ATGGCTGAGACTATTCGGGCTGAAGAAGAAATTCTGGCCCCGGTCGAGGAGGCGCGCCGTCCCGGCGAGCCGCAGCTCGTCACCTTCGGCTGCCGCCTCAACGCGTTCGAGAGCGAGGTCATGCGCAATCACGCCAGTGCCGCGGGATTGGGCGATGCCATCATCTTCAATACCTGTGCGGTGACGTCCGAGGCCGAGCGCCAGGCGCGCCAGGCCATCCGCAAGGCGCGGCGCCTCAACCCGGAGGCGCGCATCATCGTCACCGGCTGTGCCGCGCAGATTTCGCCAGAGACTTACGCGGCGATGGCCGAGGTCGATGCCGTTCTTGGCAATGAGGAGAAGCTGAAGGCGGAGAGCTTTGCAGCCCTTTCCCTCTCGCGCGAGCCGGTGGTGCGGGTCGCCGATATCATGACGGTGACGGAGACGGCGCCGCATCTGATTTCCGGATTCGCCGCCCGCGCCCGCGCCTTTGTCGAGATCCAGCAGGGCTGCGACCATCGCTGCACCTTCTGCATCATCCCCTTTGGCCGCGGCAACAGCCGCTCGGTCGCGGTCGGTGCCATCGTCGAGCAGATTCGCGCGCTTGTCGCCAATGGTGTCCGCGAGGTGGTGCTGACCGGTGTCGACATCACATCCTACGGCGGCGATCTGCCGGGCAAGCCCAGCCTTGGGGCGCTCACGCGCCGCATCCTCAATCTGGTGCCCGACCTGCCGCGTTTGCGCCTGTCGTCGCTCGACGTGGTCGAGGTGGATGACGAGCTGAAGCGCATCATCGTCTCGGAAGAGCGGCTGATGCCGCATCTGCATCTGTCGCTGCAGGCCGGCGATGACATGATCCTGAAGCGCATGAAGCGCCGCCACAGCCGCGATGACGCCGTCCGCTTCGTGCGCGAGATGAAGGCGATGCGGCCCGACCTCGTCTTCGGCGCCGATCTCATCGCCGGCTTCCCGACCGAGACGGAAGCGATGTTCGAGAACAGCTTGCACCTCATCGACGACTGCGACCTCACCTTCCTGCACGTCTTTCCCTATTCGGCGCGCAAGGGCACGCCGGCTGCGAAGATGCCGCAGGTGCCGGGGAACATCCGCAAGGAGCGCGCGCAAGTCTTGCGCGCCCGCGGCCTTGCGCGGCAGAAGGCCTACTTCGCGCGGCTTCTGGGCGCACCGGCCCGCGTGCTGGTGGAAAAATCCGAAGACGGCCGCGCCTTCGGCCACAGCGATCATTTCGCACCCGTCGCTTTGAGCTTCGGCGTGCCGCCCGGCACCATCATCGAAACCCGTATCAACGGGGCGACGGACGAACATCTCACGGCTACCGCCGCCTGA
- the rpsT gene encoding 30S ribosomal protein S20, whose translation MAHHKSAEKRIRQTVVRTARNRANNSRLKTAVKKAEEAIAGGNKAAAEAALKAAQPELARGVVHGVLHKNTAARKMSRLTKAVRALA comes from the coding sequence ATGGCTCATCATAAGTCCGCGGAAAAGCGCATTCGCCAGACCGTAGTTCGCACCGCGCGCAACCGCGCCAACAACAGCCGTTTGAAGACGGCCGTCAAAAAGGCCGAAGAGGCGATCGCTGGTGGCAACAAGGCCGCCGCCGAAGCCGCCCTGAAGGCCGCCCAGCCGGAACTCGCCCGTGGCGTCGTTCATGGCGTGCTGCACAAGAATACCGCAGCGCGCAAAATGTCGCGCCTGACCAAGGCCGTCCGCGCCCTCGCCTGA
- the ftsY gene encoding signal recognition particle-docking protein FtsY: MTNSSSNEKRGWFQRLKDGLSRSSTKLTDSITGIFTKRKLDRALLDELEEALIAADLGPATAEKLTKALAKDRFDKEVTSDEVRRLFADEIAKLLDPVAKPLVITQKPHVVLVVGVNGSGKTTTIGKLARLYQGQGKRVMLAAGDTFRAAAVEQLKIWGERANVPVIARGEGADPAGLAFDALTEAKASDIDLLLIDTAGRLQNKAGLMEELAKIVRVIKKVDPSAPHDCLLVLDATVGQNAHSQVDIFKQICQVSGLVITKLDGSAKGGVLVALAERFGLPVVAIGVGEGQDDLKPFAAQEFARSLMDVA, from the coding sequence ATGACCAACAGCAGCAGCAACGAAAAGCGGGGCTGGTTCCAGCGCCTGAAGGACGGCCTCAGCCGCTCCTCGACCAAGCTTACCGACAGCATCACCGGCATCTTCACCAAGCGGAAGCTCGACCGGGCGCTGCTCGATGAATTGGAAGAGGCGTTGATCGCGGCCGATCTCGGCCCGGCGACGGCGGAGAAGCTCACCAAGGCGCTGGCCAAGGACCGTTTCGACAAGGAAGTGACCTCGGACGAAGTGCGCCGCCTCTTCGCCGACGAGATCGCCAAGCTGCTCGATCCGGTCGCCAAGCCGCTGGTCATCACGCAGAAGCCGCATGTGGTGCTGGTGGTGGGTGTCAATGGTTCCGGCAAGACGACGACCATCGGCAAGCTGGCGCGGCTCTACCAGGGCCAAGGCAAACGCGTCATGCTGGCCGCCGGCGACACCTTCCGCGCTGCGGCGGTTGAGCAGCTCAAGATCTGGGGTGAACGGGCCAACGTGCCGGTGATCGCCCGCGGCGAGGGCGCCGATCCGGCGGGTTTAGCGTTCGATGCGTTGACCGAAGCCAAAGCCAGCGATATCGACCTTCTCCTCATCGACACGGCCGGGCGCCTCCAAAATAAGGCGGGCCTCATGGAAGAACTCGCCAAGATCGTGCGCGTCATCAAGAAGGTCGACCCATCCGCCCCGCATGATTGCCTGCTGGTGCTGGACGCGACCGTCGGGCAGAACGCGCATTCCCAGGTCGATATCTTCAAGCAGATCTGCCAGGTGAGTGGCTTGGTCATCACCAAGCTCGACGGCTCGGCCAAAGGCGGCGTCCTCGTGGCTCTTGCCGAACGCTTCGGCCTTCCCGTGGTGGCCATCGGCGTCGGCGAGGGCCAGGACGATCTGAAGCCCTTCGCCGCACAGGAATTCGCCCGCTCCTTGATGGACGTCGCCTAA
- the dnaA gene encoding chromosomal replication initiator protein DnaA has protein sequence MIEAGSDSLLNAQWARVRGRLRAEFGEATFRSWLKPLTLAGRRGQDLRVAVPSRFMRDWVATHYADRIMALWTSECPEIRSVEVIVDARDAAASDDSALDDAMMETPVAGDHAAPADALPQIAGAAINEADGLAEVSATLDPRLTFDNFVVGKSNELAHAAALRVAESDVVPFNPLFLYGGVGLGKTHLMHAIAHHIKKKQPQKRVIYLSAEKFMYQFIRALRNKNTMAFKELFRSVDVLMVDDVQFIIGKESTQEEFFHTFNALFDQNKQVVLSADKSPSDLQGLEERMRTRFGWGLVADIHPTTYELRLGILQAKAEAAPIDIPGKVLEFLAHRISSNVRELEGALTRIIAHATLVGRPVSVESAQELLKDLLRANDRSVTIEEIQRRVAEHYNIKLADMSSPRRARQVSRPRQIAMYLAKQLTTKSLPDIGRSFGGRDHTTVMHAVKKVEELASGDISFAEDIDLLKRMLEG, from the coding sequence ATGATTGAAGCCGGCAGCGATTCGCTCCTCAACGCGCAATGGGCCCGAGTCCGCGGCCGCCTGCGTGCCGAGTTCGGCGAAGCCACGTTTCGCTCCTGGCTGAAGCCCCTAACGCTGGCCGGCCGCCGCGGACAGGATTTGCGCGTCGCCGTGCCCTCACGCTTCATGCGCGACTGGGTGGCGACGCATTACGCCGACCGCATCATGGCGCTGTGGACCTCCGAATGCCCGGAGATCCGCTCGGTCGAGGTGATCGTCGATGCGCGCGACGCCGCAGCAAGCGATGATTCGGCCCTCGACGATGCCATGATGGAAACACCGGTTGCCGGCGACCATGCCGCGCCCGCCGATGCGCTGCCGCAAATTGCCGGCGCCGCCATCAACGAGGCTGATGGCCTGGCCGAAGTCAGCGCCACGCTCGACCCACGCCTCACCTTCGACAATTTCGTCGTCGGCAAGTCGAACGAACTGGCCCATGCCGCTGCCTTGCGCGTCGCCGAAAGCGATGTTGTGCCCTTCAATCCGCTGTTTCTCTATGGTGGCGTCGGCCTCGGCAAGACGCATCTCATGCATGCGATCGCGCATCACATCAAGAAGAAGCAGCCGCAAAAGCGGGTGATCTACCTCTCGGCCGAGAAGTTCATGTACCAGTTCATCCGCGCTTTGCGGAACAAGAACACCATGGCCTTCAAGGAGCTGTTCCGCTCGGTCGATGTGCTCATGGTCGACGACGTGCAGTTCATCATCGGCAAGGAATCGACCCAGGAAGAATTCTTCCACACCTTCAACGCGCTCTTTGACCAGAACAAGCAGGTGGTGCTCTCGGCCGACAAGTCGCCCTCCGACCTGCAGGGGCTCGAGGAGCGCATGCGCACCCGCTTTGGCTGGGGGCTCGTCGCCGACATCCACCCCACCACCTACGAACTGCGCCTCGGCATCCTGCAGGCGAAGGCTGAAGCTGCGCCGATCGACATTCCGGGCAAGGTCCTGGAATTCCTCGCCCACCGCATCTCCTCCAACGTGCGCGAGCTCGAAGGGGCACTCACCCGCATCATTGCCCATGCGACACTGGTGGGGCGCCCCGTCTCGGTCGAATCCGCGCAGGAACTCCTGAAGGACCTGCTGCGCGCCAATGATCGGTCTGTGACCATTGAGGAAATCCAACGCCGCGTCGCCGAGCATTACAACATCAAGCTTGCCGATATGAGCTCGCCGCGCCGCGCCCGCCAGGTTTCAAGGCCCCGCCAGATCGCCATGTATCTCGCCAAGCAGCTGACCACCAAATCGCTGCCCGATATCGGCCGCTCCTTCGGCGGGCGTGACCACACGACAGTCATGCATGCCGTCAAAAAGGTCGAGGAATTGGCCTCTGGCGACATCTCCTTTGCCGAGGATATCGACCTCCTGAAGCGCATGCTGGAAGGCTGA
- a CDS encoding rhodanese-like domain-containing protein yields the protein MSQSGNYAGDVTPQAAWDALQTDPKARLVDVRTQPEWSFVGVPNLSSVAKKVVLASWQVYPAMAVDPDFAAKVKAQLGDAGGPVYFLCRSGARSRAAAIAMTEAGLCPCFNVAGGFEGDKDGDNHRGRMNGWKASGLPWMQD from the coding sequence ATGAGCCAATCTGGAAACTATGCAGGCGACGTGACGCCCCAAGCCGCCTGGGATGCGCTCCAGACCGATCCGAAAGCCCGCCTGGTGGACGTCCGCACCCAGCCCGAATGGAGCTTCGTGGGCGTGCCCAATCTCAGTTCCGTCGCCAAGAAGGTCGTCCTCGCCTCCTGGCAGGTCTATCCCGCCATGGCGGTCGACCCCGACTTTGCCGCCAAGGTGAAGGCGCAATTGGGCGATGCCGGCGGCCCGGTCTATTTCCTGTGCCGTTCCGGGGCGCGCTCGCGCGCTGCGGCCATCGCCATGACCGAAGCGGGGCTTTGCCCCTGCTTCAACGTGGCCGGCGGCTTCGAAGGCGACAAGGACGGCGACAACCATCGTGGGCGCATGAATGGCTGGAAGGCTTCCGGCCTTCCCTGGATGCAGGATTGA